A genomic region of Alistipes megaguti contains the following coding sequences:
- the pheS gene encoding phenylalanine--tRNA ligase subunit alpha, with product MIEKINELLRQVEEFKPKAAGELEEFRIRILGKKGELNALMEEFKTVAPEFKRELGQQLNRLKSAATERIASLRTELQHAAEEQTSSSGDLTRPGSAEHLGSRHPITLVRNQIVEVFSRLGYTVADGPEIEDDWHVFSALNFPPEHPARDMQDTFFIEKNPDILLRTHTSSIQVRTMEHQRPPIRVICPGRVFRNEAISYRAHCIFHQIEGLYIDEGVSFADMKQSLLYFAKEIFGEQTAIRMRPSYFPFTEPSAEVDVSCNLCGGKGCAVCKGTGWLEIMGCGMVDPNVLKANDIDPEKYSGFAFGMGVERIAMLKYGVKDLRLYFENDVRFLHQFDQAL from the coding sequence ATGATCGAGAAAATCAATGAACTTCTGCGACAAGTCGAGGAGTTCAAACCCAAGGCAGCCGGCGAACTCGAGGAGTTCCGCATCCGGATTCTGGGCAAAAAGGGCGAACTGAACGCCCTGATGGAGGAGTTCAAGACGGTGGCTCCGGAGTTCAAGCGCGAACTGGGCCAGCAGCTCAACCGCCTGAAGAGTGCCGCCACGGAGCGCATCGCCTCGCTGCGCACGGAGCTGCAGCATGCCGCCGAGGAGCAGACCTCTTCGTCGGGTGACCTGACGCGCCCGGGCTCGGCCGAACACCTCGGCTCACGCCACCCGATCACGCTCGTGCGCAACCAGATCGTCGAGGTCTTTTCGAGACTGGGCTATACCGTGGCCGACGGCCCCGAGATCGAGGACGACTGGCACGTCTTCTCGGCCCTGAACTTCCCGCCCGAACATCCGGCACGCGACATGCAGGACACCTTCTTCATCGAGAAGAATCCCGACATTCTGCTGCGCACGCACACCTCGTCGATCCAGGTGCGCACGATGGAGCACCAGCGGCCGCCGATCCGGGTCATCTGCCCGGGCCGCGTCTTCCGCAACGAGGCCATCTCCTACCGCGCCCACTGCATCTTCCACCAGATCGAGGGTCTCTACATCGACGAGGGGGTTTCGTTTGCCGACATGAAGCAGTCGCTGCTCTACTTTGCCAAGGAGATCTTCGGCGAGCAGACGGCCATCCGCATGCGTCCGTCGTACTTCCCCTTCACGGAGCCCTCGGCCGAGGTCGACGTCTCGTGCAACCTCTGCGGAGGCAAGGGCTGCGCCGTCTGCAAGGGGACGGGCTGGCTCGAGATCATGGGGTGCGGCATGGTCGACCCGAACGTTCTGAAAGCCAATGATATCGATCCCGAGAAGTATTCGGGATTCGCCTTCGGCATGGGTGTTGAGCGCATCGCCATGCTCAAATACGGCGTCAAGGACCTGCGCCTCTACTTCGAGAACGACGTGCGTTTCCTCCACCAGTTCGACCAGGCGCTCTAA